In a genomic window of Pseudomonas putida:
- a CDS encoding helix-turn-helix domain-containing protein — protein sequence MNKPDLPSIPVFKLYGEGLDWPTPDLLHCETISKRSREHQWEIKPHRHADLCQLLFVFKGQAELEIEGKRTQLTEPAIQILPPLSVHGFRFSEDVEGFVVTLAAPLIAHLQAQLGHSVNALAHAESYPAGQDADYLNSLFAALQAEYTSHQPARDMLMHSLVSVIMVWVSRRVIQRHTATQRPQRAREYLNGFIQLVEETYRQHVKVEDLAHRLGISVSHLNGTCRELAGQPALQIMHERQLLEAKRLLTYTSMTIYEMSDLLGFSDPTNFTRLFRRRVGISPKAFRDRLKADQDNPA from the coding sequence ATGAACAAGCCTGACCTGCCTTCGATTCCAGTGTTCAAGCTCTACGGTGAAGGCCTGGATTGGCCAACCCCGGACTTGCTGCACTGTGAAACCATCTCCAAACGCAGCCGCGAACATCAATGGGAAATCAAACCCCACCGCCACGCCGATTTGTGCCAGTTGCTCTTCGTATTCAAAGGTCAGGCAGAGCTTGAAATCGAAGGCAAACGTACGCAACTGACTGAGCCTGCCATCCAGATCCTGCCACCGCTGTCGGTGCACGGATTCCGTTTTTCAGAGGACGTCGAAGGGTTTGTCGTGACCCTGGCAGCACCCTTGATCGCTCATCTTCAGGCGCAATTGGGGCATTCGGTGAATGCCCTGGCCCACGCCGAGAGCTACCCGGCCGGTCAGGACGCCGACTACCTCAACAGCCTGTTCGCCGCCCTGCAAGCCGAATACACCAGCCACCAGCCTGCCCGGGACATGCTCATGCATTCTTTGGTCAGCGTGATCATGGTGTGGGTCAGCCGCCGGGTGATCCAGCGACACACGGCCACGCAACGGCCACAGCGCGCGAGGGAATACCTCAACGGTTTCATTCAACTGGTGGAAGAGACTTACCGGCAGCACGTCAAGGTCGAGGACCTGGCCCATCGCCTGGGCATTTCCGTGTCGCACCTCAATGGCACTTGCCGCGAACTGGCGGGGCAGCCGGCGCTGCAGATCATGCACGAGCGGCAGTTGCTGGAGGCCAAGCGGTTGCTGACCTACACCAGCATGACGATTTATGAGATGTCGGACTTGCTGGGCTTTTCCGATCCGACCAACTTCACACGCCTGTTCCGGCGTCGGGTCGGCATCTCGCCCAAGGCCTTTCGCGACCGCTTGAAGGCCGACCAGGACAACCCGGCCTGA
- the pobA gene encoding 4-hydroxybenzoate 3-monooxygenase, with translation MKTQVAIIGAGPSGLLLGQLLHNAGIDTLILERQTPEYVLGRIRAGVLEQGMTDLLRQAGVSQRMDAEGLVHGGFELALDGRRVHIDLQALTDGRTVMIYGQTEVTRDLMAARREAGATTIYQATNVIPHGMKTDETFVTFEKDGELYRLDCDYIAGCDGFHGVARQSIPAECLKVFERVYPFGWLGILADTPPVHEELVYARHERGFALCSMRSATRTRYYLQVPAEEQVEDWSDQRFWDELKSRLPPDLADKLVTGPSIEKSIAPLRSFVVEPMQYGRMFLVGDAAHIVPPTGAKGLNLAASDVSTLFNILLKVYRENRVDLLEKYSEICLRRVWKAERFSWWMTSMLHRFQDHDAFSQRIAESELDYFIDSEAGRKTIAENYVGLPYEAIE, from the coding sequence TTGAAAACCCAAGTCGCCATTATCGGCGCCGGTCCTTCCGGTCTGTTGCTCGGTCAATTGCTGCACAACGCCGGTATCGACACCCTGATTCTCGAACGCCAGACACCCGAGTATGTGCTCGGTCGCATCCGTGCCGGCGTCCTCGAACAAGGCATGACAGACCTGTTGCGCCAGGCCGGCGTGAGCCAGCGCATGGACGCCGAAGGGCTGGTCCATGGCGGCTTCGAACTGGCCCTCGATGGTCGTCGCGTCCACATCGATCTGCAAGCTCTCACCGACGGCAGGACGGTAATGATCTACGGCCAGACCGAAGTCACCCGCGACCTGATGGCCGCTCGTCGGGAGGCCGGGGCAACGACGATTTACCAGGCCACCAACGTCATCCCCCATGGCATGAAAACCGACGAAACCTTCGTCACCTTCGAGAAGGATGGCGAGCTGTACCGCCTCGACTGCGACTACATCGCCGGCTGCGACGGCTTCCACGGCGTGGCGCGGCAATCAATTCCCGCCGAGTGCCTGAAGGTCTTCGAACGGGTCTATCCCTTTGGCTGGCTGGGGATTCTGGCCGACACCCCGCCGGTGCATGAAGAGCTGGTCTACGCCCGCCACGAACGCGGCTTCGCCCTGTGCAGCATGCGCTCGGCCACGCGGACCCGTTATTACCTGCAAGTGCCCGCCGAAGAGCAAGTCGAAGACTGGTCCGATCAACGTTTCTGGGATGAACTCAAGTCCCGTCTGCCGCCAGATCTGGCCGACAAGCTGGTGACCGGGCCGTCCATCGAAAAAAGCATCGCGCCACTGCGCAGTTTCGTGGTCGAGCCCATGCAGTACGGACGGATGTTCCTGGTCGGCGACGCCGCGCATATCGTCCCGCCCACCGGGGCCAAGGGCTTGAACCTGGCGGCGAGTGATGTCAGTACGCTGTTCAATATTCTGCTGAAGGTTTACCGCGAGAATCGCGTCGACCTGCTGGAGAAATACTCGGAGATCTGTCTGCGCCGCGTGTGGAAAGCCGAGCGCTTTTCCTGGTGGATGACCTCGATGCTCCATCGTTTCCAGGATCACGATGCCTTCAGCCAGCGCATCGCCGAGTCGGAGCTGGACTATTTCATCGACTCCGAGGCCGGTCGTAAAACCATCGCAGAAAATTACGTCGGGCTTCCTTATGAGGCTATCGAATAG
- a CDS encoding MDR family MFS transporter: MTNLNHPETPKPAIRSVLIALMLAIFLGALDQTIVAVSMPAISAQFKDVSLLAWVISGYMVAMTVSVPIYGKLGDLYGRRKLMLFGMGLFTIASLFCGMAQSMEQLVLARIIQGIGAGGMISVSQAIIGDIVPPRERGRYQGYFSSMYAAASVAGPVLGGYMTEYLSWRWVFLINLPLGLGAYWVARRNLMGLPIPHRKPVIDYLGTLLMIIGLTALLLAITEVGQGYPWTSSQVLGLFACAVVVLAVFVWHERRAREPLLPMHLFANSNALLCWCAIFITSFQAISLTVLMPLRFQSVTGAGADSAALHLLPLAMGLPIGAYFAGRRTSVTGRYKPQILTGALLMPLAILGMAFSPPQAFLLSSLFMLLSGIASGMQFPTSLVGAQNSVEQRDIGVATSTTNLFRSLGGAVGVALMSALLLALLQDSSFAHLTGSALVGEGHSGNVLLDGLNAAPGDAQTALRGELLLTFRHLLMVSAGVSLVGLAAAIAMPNRLLRGREDKVR, from the coding sequence GTGACCAATCTCAATCATCCCGAAACGCCCAAGCCCGCCATCCGCAGCGTGTTGATCGCGCTGATGCTGGCGATTTTTCTCGGTGCCCTGGACCAGACCATCGTCGCGGTGTCGATGCCGGCCATCTCCGCGCAGTTCAAGGATGTCAGCCTGCTGGCCTGGGTGATTTCCGGCTACATGGTGGCGATGACGGTGTCGGTGCCGATCTACGGAAAACTCGGCGACCTGTATGGGCGGCGCAAATTGATGCTGTTCGGCATGGGCCTGTTCACCATCGCCTCGCTGTTTTGCGGCATGGCCCAGAGCATGGAGCAACTGGTGCTGGCGCGGATTATCCAGGGCATCGGTGCCGGCGGGATGATTTCCGTCAGTCAGGCGATCATTGGTGACATCGTGCCGCCACGCGAACGCGGACGCTATCAGGGTTATTTCAGCAGCATGTATGCGGCCGCCAGCGTGGCCGGCCCGGTACTGGGCGGCTACATGACCGAATACCTGTCCTGGCGCTGGGTGTTTTTGATCAACCTGCCGCTGGGCCTCGGCGCGTACTGGGTCGCCCGACGCAACCTGATGGGCTTGCCGATTCCTCACCGCAAACCGGTCATCGACTATCTCGGCACGCTGTTGATGATCATCGGCCTGACCGCACTGTTGCTGGCGATCACCGAGGTCGGCCAGGGTTATCCATGGACCAGCAGCCAGGTGCTGGGGCTGTTTGCCTGTGCGGTGGTGGTGCTGGCGGTGTTCGTCTGGCATGAGCGTCGTGCGCGGGAGCCGTTGCTGCCCATGCATTTGTTCGCCAATAGCAACGCATTGCTGTGCTGGTGCGCGATTTTCATCACCAGTTTCCAGGCGATTTCCCTGACCGTACTGATGCCGCTGCGCTTTCAGAGCGTGACCGGTGCCGGGGCCGACAGCGCGGCCCTGCATTTGCTGCCGCTGGCGATGGGTTTGCCGATCGGGGCGTATTTTGCCGGGCGCCGCACCTCGGTGACCGGGCGCTATAAACCGCAGATTCTCACTGGCGCGCTGCTGATGCCGCTGGCGATCCTGGGCATGGCGTTCAGCCCGCCCCAGGCCTTTTTGCTGAGCAGCCTGTTCATGCTGCTCAGCGGCATCGCTTCGGGGATGCAGTTCCCGACATCTTTGGTAGGCGCACAGAATTCCGTGGAGCAACGCGACATCGGCGTCGCCACCAGCACCACCAACCTGTTCCGTTCCCTGGGCGGTGCGGTGGGCGTGGCGCTGATGTCGGCGCTGTTGCTGGCATTGTTGCAGGATTCGAGTTTCGCCCATCTGACCGGCTCGGCGCTGGTCGGCGAAGGGCATTCAGGCAATGTCCTGCTGGACGGCCTGAACGCCGCACCGGGGGATGCGCAGACTGCCTTGCGCGGTGAACTGCTGCTGACCTTCCGGCATTTGCTGATGGTCAGTGCGGGGGTTTCACTGGTGGGGCTGGCGGCGGCGATTGCCATGCCGAACCGGTTGTTGCGGGGGCGGGAGGACAAGGTTCGGTAG
- a CDS encoding cache domain-containing protein — translation MGFLHKLAWLGGMLVLCLGQVHAAESEKADSQAAIALLEKALAYYHDHGDKAFAAFSRQGEFVDKDRYVFVLDTNGVMLASGGPSAALIGRDVSTVLGPDLQKTFKDALKVPEGNGIQQADYRWQNWADGKVERKHVYYQRVGQRILAVGYYLPRASAEQAMALLNKAAIDLTKDEKGTLAAINSLKGGYLQDDLYVFVVDLNTQRYLAHGTNLRLINTDFGKIKDPEGKPVGEPILALMSKQDYGEYEYRWKNPVTGKVEDKHAYLKKVGHLLVAVGYYSP, via the coding sequence ATGGGATTTCTGCATAAGCTCGCCTGGCTGGGCGGCATGCTCGTGTTGTGTCTGGGCCAGGTTCACGCCGCTGAATCGGAAAAGGCCGACAGCCAGGCCGCCATCGCCTTGCTGGAAAAGGCCCTGGCTTACTATCACGACCATGGCGACAAGGCCTTCGCTGCCTTCAGCCGTCAGGGCGAGTTCGTCGACAAGGACCGTTACGTGTTCGTCCTCGACACCAACGGCGTAATGCTCGCCAGTGGCGGGCCGTCGGCGGCGCTGATTGGCCGGGATGTGTCGACGGTCCTCGGGCCGGATTTGCAGAAAACCTTCAAGGACGCCCTGAAAGTGCCGGAGGGCAATGGCATTCAGCAGGCCGACTACCGCTGGCAGAACTGGGCCGATGGCAAGGTCGAACGCAAGCATGTGTACTACCAGCGTGTCGGCCAGCGAATTCTCGCGGTTGGCTACTACCTTCCTCGGGCGTCGGCGGAGCAGGCCATGGCCCTGTTGAACAAGGCGGCGATCGACCTGACCAAGGATGAAAAGGGCACCCTTGCAGCGATCAACTCCCTCAAGGGTGGTTACCTGCAGGATGACCTGTATGTGTTTGTCGTTGACCTGAACACCCAGCGCTACCTGGCCCACGGCACCAACCTGCGGTTGATCAACACCGATTTTGGCAAGATCAAGGACCCGGAAGGCAAACCGGTGGGCGAGCCGATCCTGGCGCTGATGAGCAAGCAGGATTATGGCGAGTACGAATATCGCTGGAAAAATCCGGTGACCGGCAAGGTCGAGGACAAGCATGCCTACCTGAAGAAGGTCGGGCATTTGCTGGTGGCTGTCGGTTATTACAGCCCTTGA
- a CDS encoding ATPase, which yields MAMRNDANDDFDVPSLRADSLDDDDFPVTARNSVHSRPAPVTRVRAASTGPLWALVGALFFAFAGLAWWSFQQISLMEQQLVATQESFARISEEAAGRLQDISGKVVASQTNVTTDSEALKLQIKQLETRLRDQDQQQQGVAGQASDLDKRLAQMSAQTSELDKRLAQAVAQNTEQQAANAQLQAQLKTVTGELTALKNAPADSEKFDAQLKSLGADITALKKQGNPSAAIERLEQEVVVLKSVQDNRPAPAQGATNTAEFDAFRGQVTRNINTLQAQIQNLQQQLRARQ from the coding sequence ATAGCCATGCGTAACGATGCCAACGACGACTTCGATGTACCGAGCCTGCGTGCCGACAGCCTCGACGACGATGATTTTCCGGTCACCGCTCGCAACTCCGTGCATTCACGGCCTGCGCCGGTGACCAGGGTCCGGGCGGCGAGCACCGGGCCGTTGTGGGCACTGGTTGGCGCGTTGTTCTTTGCGTTCGCGGGCCTGGCCTGGTGGAGCTTTCAGCAGATTTCCCTGATGGAGCAACAACTGGTCGCGACCCAGGAAAGCTTCGCGCGGATCAGTGAGGAAGCGGCGGGGCGCTTGCAGGACATTTCCGGCAAGGTGGTCGCCAGCCAGACCAACGTCACCACCGACAGCGAAGCCTTGAAGCTGCAAATCAAACAGCTGGAAACCCGGCTGCGCGATCAGGACCAGCAGCAACAGGGCGTGGCCGGCCAGGCCTCGGATCTGGACAAGCGCCTGGCACAGATGAGTGCCCAGACCAGCGAGCTGGACAAGCGCCTGGCGCAAGCCGTTGCCCAGAACACCGAACAACAGGCCGCCAACGCTCAATTGCAGGCCCAGCTGAAAACCGTGACGGGCGAGCTGACAGCCCTGAAAAATGCCCCGGCTGACAGCGAGAAGTTCGATGCACAACTCAAGAGCCTGGGTGCCGATATCACCGCACTGAAGAAACAAGGCAACCCGAGTGCCGCTATCGAGCGTCTGGAACAGGAAGTCGTGGTGCTCAAAAGCGTGCAGGACAATCGTCCCGCACCGGCTCAAGGCGCAACCAACACCGCGGAATTCGACGCCTTCCGTGGCCAGGTGACGCGCAACATCAACACCCTTCAGGCGCAGATCCAGAATCTGCAGCAACAGCTGCGCGCACGGCAGTAA
- a CDS encoding NAD-dependent epimerase/dehydratase family protein: MKILVTGASGFIGGRFARFALEQGLEVRINGRRAEGVEHLVRRGADFAQGDLSDPEFTRQLCTDVEAVVHCAGAVGLWGRYQDFHQGNVEVTENVVEACLKQRVRRLVHLSSPSIYFDGRDHLGLTEEQVPKRFKHPYAATKYLAEQKVFGAQEFGLETLALRPRFVTGAGDMSIFPRLLKMQRKGRLAIIGNGLNKVDFTSVQNLNEALLSSLLASGSALGRAYNISNGTPIPLWDVVNYVMRNMEVPQVTRYRSYGLAYSVAALNEGACKLWPGRPEPTLSRLGMQVMNKNFTLDISRARHYLDYDPKVSLWTALDEFCTWWKAQAIS; encoded by the coding sequence ATGAAAATTCTGGTCACCGGCGCGAGCGGCTTCATTGGCGGGCGCTTTGCGCGTTTTGCCCTGGAGCAGGGGCTAGAGGTGCGGATCAACGGACGCCGGGCCGAAGGCGTGGAGCACCTGGTGCGCCGTGGCGCCGATTTTGCCCAGGGTGATCTGAGCGACCCGGAGTTCACCCGTCAGCTATGTACCGACGTCGAAGCCGTGGTGCATTGCGCCGGTGCGGTCGGCCTGTGGGGGCGCTATCAGGACTTCCACCAGGGCAATGTCGAAGTCACCGAAAACGTGGTTGAAGCCTGCCTGAAGCAGCGGGTCCGGCGGCTGGTGCATTTGTCCTCGCCATCGATCTACTTCGACGGCCGCGATCATCTGGGACTGACCGAAGAGCAAGTGCCGAAACGCTTCAAACATCCGTACGCTGCGACCAAATACCTGGCCGAGCAGAAGGTCTTCGGCGCCCAGGAGTTCGGGCTTGAAACCCTGGCCCTGCGCCCGCGTTTCGTCACCGGCGCCGGCGACATGAGCATCTTCCCGCGCTTGCTCAAGATGCAGCGCAAGGGGCGCCTGGCGATCATTGGCAACGGCCTGAACAAGGTAGATTTCACCAGCGTGCAAAACCTCAACGAGGCGTTGCTCAGCAGTTTGCTGGCCAGCGGGTCGGCCCTGGGTCGTGCCTACAACATCAGCAACGGTACGCCGATTCCCCTGTGGGACGTGGTCAATTACGTCATGCGCAACATGGAAGTCCCACAGGTGACACGCTACCGTTCCTACGGCCTGGCCTACTCTGTCGCGGCACTCAATGAAGGCGCCTGCAAGTTGTGGCCGGGGCGCCCGGAGCCGACGCTGTCGCGCCTGGGCATGCAGGTCATGAACAAAAACTTCACCCTCGACATCAGCCGCGCCCGGCATTATCTGGACTACGACCCCAAGGTCAGCCTGTGGACCGCCCTCGATGAATTCTGTACTTGGTGGAAAGCCCAGGCGATCAGCTGA
- a CDS encoding LysR family transcriptional regulator ArgP yields MFDYKLLSALAAVVEQAGFERAAQVLGLSQSAISQRIKLLEARVGQPVLVRGTPPSPTEIGRRLLNHVQQVRLLERDLQSLVPALDEEGLPERLRIALNADSLATWWAQAVGDFCAEQHVLMELIVEDQTVGLKRMRAGEVAACLCASERPVAGARSVLLGAMRYRALASPAFIERHFPDGVRAEQLARTPALVFGPDDFLQHRYLASLGVDGGFEHHLCPSSEGFLRLAEAGLGWGLVPELQARDQLKSGTLRELLPDKPIDVPLYWHHWRNGGQLLGVLTDQLLRATKQWLVPFGPL; encoded by the coding sequence ATGTTCGACTATAAATTACTGTCCGCCCTGGCTGCCGTGGTCGAACAGGCGGGTTTCGAACGGGCCGCACAGGTGCTTGGGCTGTCGCAATCGGCGATCTCCCAGCGCATCAAATTGCTCGAAGCGCGGGTAGGGCAACCGGTGCTGGTGCGTGGCACGCCGCCGTCGCCGACGGAAATCGGCCGACGCCTGCTCAACCATGTGCAACAGGTGCGCCTGCTCGAGCGCGATCTGCAAAGCCTGGTGCCGGCGCTGGATGAAGAAGGGCTGCCGGAACGCTTGCGCATCGCCTTGAACGCCGACAGCCTGGCGACCTGGTGGGCGCAGGCCGTGGGGGACTTTTGCGCCGAGCAGCATGTGCTGATGGAGCTGATCGTGGAAGACCAGACAGTCGGCCTCAAGCGCATGCGCGCGGGGGAAGTGGCGGCCTGTCTGTGCGCCAGCGAGCGGCCGGTGGCCGGTGCCCGCAGCGTCTTGCTGGGGGCGATGCGATATCGCGCACTGGCCAGCCCGGCTTTCATCGAACGGCATTTCCCGGACGGTGTGCGTGCCGAGCAATTGGCTCGGACCCCGGCCCTGGTCTTCGGCCCGGATGACTTCCTGCAACATCGCTACCTGGCGTCCCTCGGTGTCGATGGCGGCTTCGAGCACCATTTGTGCCCCTCGTCCGAAGGCTTCCTGCGCTTGGCCGAAGCGGGGCTCGGCTGGGGCCTGGTGCCGGAGTTGCAGGCTCGTGATCAGCTGAAAAGCGGCACGTTGCGCGAGCTTCTTCCAGATAAACCGATCGATGTGCCGCTGTACTGGCATCATTGGCGCAATGGCGGGCAATTGCTCGGGGTACTCACCGACCAATTGCTGCGCGCAACCAAACAATGGCTCGTGCCCTTCGGGCCGCTTTAA
- a CDS encoding ACT domain-containing protein yields the protein MAGETSLATLLRSMSPQLNAGEYVFCTLHDGQLPQGLDIIGSFREQEGLTVILERSHAEQAGFSFDYIAAWITLNVHSALEAVGLTAAFATALGKAGISCNVIAGYYHDHLFVGQADAERAMQVLRDLAANAE from the coding sequence ATGGCTGGCGAAACTTCATTGGCAACGCTGCTGCGCAGCATGAGCCCGCAACTCAACGCTGGCGAATATGTGTTCTGCACCCTGCACGACGGTCAGTTGCCGCAAGGCCTGGACATAATCGGCAGCTTTCGCGAGCAGGAAGGCCTGACAGTCATTCTCGAACGCTCTCACGCCGAACAGGCCGGTTTCAGTTTCGACTACATCGCGGCCTGGATCACCCTGAACGTGCACTCGGCCCTGGAAGCCGTCGGCCTCACCGCCGCCTTCGCCACGGCATTGGGCAAGGCTGGCATCAGTTGCAACGTGATCGCCGGCTACTACCACGACCATTTGTTTGTCGGCCAGGCCGACGCCGAACGCGCCATGCAAGTGCTGCGCGACCTGGCAGCGAACGCGGAGTAA
- a CDS encoding LysE/ArgO family amino acid transporter, translating into MWQSYVNGLLVAFGLIMAIGTQNAFVLAQSLRREHHLPVAALCVACDAILVAAGVFGLATVLAQNPTLLAVARWGGAVFLIWYGSQALRRAFSKQSLQQGENQTVRSLRAVMLSALAVTLLNPHVYLDTVLLIGSLGAQQTEPGAYVVGAASASLLWFFTLALGAAWLAPWLARPSTWRILDLLVAVMMFAVALQLITAG; encoded by the coding sequence ATGTGGCAAAGCTATGTAAATGGCCTGTTGGTGGCCTTCGGCCTGATCATGGCGATCGGCACGCAAAACGCGTTTGTGCTGGCGCAGAGCCTGCGACGTGAACATCACCTGCCGGTGGCGGCACTGTGCGTGGCTTGCGATGCGATTCTGGTGGCCGCCGGGGTATTCGGCCTGGCCACGGTGCTGGCGCAGAACCCGACCTTGTTGGCGGTCGCCCGTTGGGGTGGTGCGGTGTTTTTGATCTGGTACGGCAGCCAGGCGTTGCGCCGGGCCTTTTCGAAACAAAGCCTGCAACAGGGTGAGAATCAGACCGTTCGTTCGCTGCGGGCGGTGATGCTCAGCGCGTTGGCCGTGACCCTGCTCAACCCCCATGTGTATCTGGACACCGTCTTGCTGATTGGCTCCCTGGGAGCGCAACAAACCGAACCCGGTGCTTATGTAGTGGGTGCGGCCAGTGCTTCATTGCTGTGGTTCTTTACCCTGGCGCTGGGCGCTGCGTGGTTGGCGCCATGGCTGGCCCGCCCAAGTACCTGGCGCATTCTTGACCTGTTGGTGGCGGTGATGATGTTCGCGGTAGCTTTGCAACTGATCACGGCTGGCTGA
- a CDS encoding superoxide dismutase: protein MAFELPPLPYAHDALQPHISKETLEFHHDKHHNTYVVNLNNLVPGTEFEGKTLEEIVKTSSGGIFNNAAQVWNHTFYWNCLAPNAGGQPTGALAEAINAAFGSFDKFKEEFSKTSIGTFGSGWGWLVKKADGSLALASTIGAGNPLTNGDTPLLTCDVWEHAYYIDYRNLRPKYVEAFWNLVNWKFVAEQFEGKTFTA from the coding sequence ATGGCTTTCGAATTGCCGCCACTGCCTTACGCTCACGATGCACTGCAGCCGCACATTTCCAAGGAAACTCTGGAATTCCACCACGACAAGCACCACAACACCTACGTCGTGAACCTGAACAACCTGGTGCCAGGCACCGAGTTCGAAGGCAAGACCCTGGAAGAAATCGTCAAGACTTCCTCGGGCGGTATCTTCAACAACGCCGCTCAGGTCTGGAACCACACTTTCTACTGGAACTGCCTGGCACCAAACGCCGGCGGTCAACCAACCGGCGCACTGGCTGAAGCCATCAACGCCGCTTTCGGTTCCTTCGACAAGTTCAAGGAAGAATTCAGCAAGACTTCCATCGGCACCTTCGGTTCCGGCTGGGGCTGGCTGGTGAAAAAGGCTGACGGTTCCCTGGCACTGGCCAGCACCATCGGCGCCGGCAACCCGCTGACCAACGGCGACACCCCGCTGCTGACCTGCGACGTCTGGGAACACGCCTACTACATCGACTACCGTAACCTGCGTCCTAAGTACGTTGAAGCGTTCTGGAACCTGGTTAACTGGAAATTCGTGGCTGAGCAGTTCGAAGGCAAAACCTTCACCGCTTAA